In Deltaproteobacteria bacterium, the genomic window GGAAGTGAGGTAACTTATGCCGCAGTTATAAAGGATCATGCACAGCACAGGAAGCTTCTGTTTGCGGACAATTACATCATTCCGGATGTAGGCATACTTGATCCTCTAATGACGGTCAGCATGCCGGCAGCGGTTACTGCCGGTACCGGCATGGATGCAATGAGCCATTGTATTGAGGCCATGCACTCTCAGCAGGCAGAGCCGATCGCGGACGGTCTTGCTCTTGGTGCCGTAAGGCTCATAGTTGAATATCTGCCGAAAGCGGTTGATAACGGTAAGGACATAGTGGCGAGGGGGCAGATGCTTATAGCGGCAAACATGGCTGGGGTTGCGTTCGGCAATGCACAGGTGGGCGTTGTCCACGCACTCGCACACAGCGTTGGTGGACGGTTCGGTGTCCCTCACGGCATAGCAAACAGCATCCTGCTTCCATACTGCATGGAATACAATCTTGATGCGGTGGCTGATAAGTATAAGCTTGTTGCACAGGCACTCGGAGTCAATACTAACGGACTAAGCGATGAGGCTGCAGCACATAAGGCATCCGAGGCAATATGGGTACTTACAAAACGCATAAATTTGCCGCAAAAATTAAGAGATGTCGGTGTAAAAGAAGAAGGACTGAAACAGGTTGCGGAAGATGCAATATCGGACGGCTCTATTGTTTATAATGCGAAATCGATATTTGATCCGGAAGAAACGCTCAAGATATTGAAGCGGGCGTATTAAAACAAAAAAGCGTTACAAATTTTTAATGGACAAGCCTGCATTTTGACGGTGCGGGTAATAATGAGTTCATTTGGAGGCTTGATGTCAAAGATAGTTATTGATAAAGATGCAGAAGATAACGGTCTTGCCAATATGCTGAAAGACCTGATTTCGCAAAATATTGAGCATCATGCTGAGAGAGAGAAGGATCTCAATGCGCTAAATGGAAACATAGTGATCATTGCAAAGGACATAGATGTGCAACTTACGCTCATTTGCGGCGGAGGGAGCATTACGATACATGACGGTATAAAAGAGCCTTACAAGCTCAAAATAAATACCGGTTCAGATAATCTCTTAAAGCTGAACACGCTCAAAATAAAACTCGGCATGCCTTACTACTTTGATAAAACGGGCAGAGAGGTTATCGGGATGCTTTTTAAAGGGGAACTTAAAATAGAGGGTCTTTTTAAACACGTACTCATGCTTACACATCTGACAAAACTTTTTTCTGTTTATTGAGGCAAAAGGTGCTAACAGATTTCAATTTTAAGGTACAGGTAAGAGTGCGGTTTGTGGAGTCGGATGCCCAGGGCATAGTAAACAACGGAGCATACATGACCTACCTTGAGGTGGGCAGAATCGAGTTTTTTAGAAAGGCGGGCATCTCCATCAAAGACAGGACAAAATATGGCGTTGATTTTGTTCTGGTAGAGGCATGGATACAGTATAAAAGTCCTGCAAGGGTAGATGATTTGCTCAATATTCATGTAAGAATTAAAGAGATCAAAGAAAGAACGTTTACAATGGAATATGAGATCACGGATAGTGAAGACAATGACCGGCTTATTGCAAAAGCTTATACAATAAGCGCCGTAATAGATCCTAAAATAATGAAATCCTGCCCTATTCCTGAGAATATTAAGGGCATGATAAAATCCATATAGTATGATTAACACAGCCGATATAAACATAGATACAAACTTCGCACAGAGTAACTATCTCGGTGGCAGAGATGGAGTTTCCCCGAGTTCATTTTTTTCAATGCAGGATAGAATAAAGGTAACAGCAGAGGATATGATCCAGCTTATATTGTCGGGTAAGATCGGGTTTTTGTCTATAATAGAAGGACACTCGATTTTTAAAGAAATACGCTCGTTAGCGGGTAAGTATCCATCCGGTAAATATAATGATATTATTTTGCTTGGCATAGGCGGTTCTGCACTTGGTGCAAGGGCCATTAAAAATGCATTTGAGTATACAGGAAAGAAAGGCATAAATATACACGTTCTTGATAATATAGACCCTGCTGTGTTTTATGGTACCTTAAATAAGATAAATCTCAAAAAAACGCTATTTATAGTTATAAGTAAATCCGGTGCCACTGTTGAAACAATGGCTCAGTTGTTTATTGTTATGGATAAATTTAAAAAGGCAGCAGGGGCTAAATTTTTCACTGCGCATTTTATTTGTATTACAACAGACGGCAGGGGACCGCTTTTCAATATTGCCCAAAAATATCATGTGCCCATGTTGTTTATACCTGAAAATGTCGGCGGCAGATACTCGGTATTATCTCCCGTAGGCATGCTCCCGGCTGCACTCATGGGTATTAATATATCTGATATGATTGACGGTGCTAAGAGTGTAAAAGCAGCCTTTATAAAGGCAAGGGGCTTAAATATCGGGGAGCTTGCGGGCATATATTATCTTATGCATAAAGAACTCAATAAGAATATTATGGTATTCATGCCTTATACATCAAGACTTACGGATTTTGGGGAATGGTTGGCACAGTTATGGGCGGAGAGTCTTGGGAAGAGGTATGCAAGGGATGGGAGAGAGGTTTTTTCTGGAGCTACACCTGTAATAGCGGTAGGCGCAAGGGATCAGCACTCTCAGTTGCAGCTTTATAAGGAGGGACCACCGGATAAGTTTATAACATTTATAGAGATAGAGAAGCCCAACATTAAGGAGCAAAAGATTATTCCGGTTTCACCGGTTGATATTGAGTTCAGACATCTATTTAGTAAAACTCTCGGTATGTTGATCAATGCCGAGATGAACGCTACAAGGACATCGCTTGTTAAATCTTTACGGCCTTCAATCAAGATTTCCATACCGGAACTGTCTGCGAAAACACTCGGCGAACTTTTCGTTTTTTTTGAGATACTGATCGTGTTTATAGGTCTTCTGTATCAGATAAATCCTTTTGATCAGCCAGGCGTTGAAGAAGGTAAGCAGATCCTTAAGCAAATACTTTAATTACTATGTACGAGAGGTTAACACATGCTTGATAAGGAAAAGATAAGAAAGGATGCGGAGTATTACTTAATAGAGGGTGCGTATGAGAGGGCTATAGAAGAGCTTGGTAAGCTCTGTGTAATAGATACCGGGGATACATGGGTCTGGAATTCTCTTGCCGAGTGTTACTTAAATACAGGGGACAAGAGGAATGCCGTAAAAAATTTCTTAGTAACTGCGAAAAAGTTCGCAAAACAGGGGGATTTACATTCGGCCATGTCCACTCTTGATCGTATAAAAGAAATAGATCAATCTAATAAAGAATATCAGGAAGAAAGAAATAGAATTGCAGAAAGACTTTCAAAAGAAGAATCAAAGTCTATGGAAAAAGTCAGTAAAAGGATACAGATCTTTTCAGAACTTGAGGAAAAAGAATTGAGAGAGATGCTTGAGATAGCCAGACCAAGAAACTTCAAACAGGGTGACGTAGTAATCAAAGACGGAGATAAAGGGGACTCCATATATTTTATTATCTCAGGGAACGTTAATGTATTAAAAAACAGCAAAACCGGCAAAGACATTGTAGTAGATACACTTTCAGACGGAGATTTTTTTGGGGAGTTCGGGTTTTTTACAGGGGGCAGAAGAATGGCTACGATTGCAGCGTCTACGGATGTAGAACTTTATGAGTTCACAAAGGAGGAGATGGAATCGATCTCTAAAAAGTACGAAAACATAGCAAAAGTTCTTATAGGTTTTTATAAAAAAAGGATACTGGATAGTATAATCGCCATTACGCCTATCTTTAACGGCTTAAGTGCTCACGATAGGGAAGACATCATAAACATGTTTGAACTGGTAATTGTAGAAGCAGGGGTTATGGTTATCAAAGAAGGTGAAATAGGGGATGCCATGTACGTTGTAAAGGATGGGGAACTCGAGGTCAGCACAGCGGACAAGAACGGCAAGCAAACCATTTTAGCTCATCTCGGAGAAGGGGATGTTTTTGGAGAGGTAGCTGTCATTACCGCAAAGCCGAGAACTGCAACGGTAAAGACTGTTAAGAAAAGCCGGTTAATGAAACTCAAAAAAGAAGATTTTCAAAGAATCGTGGATATTCATCCATCCGTTAAATCAATGGCATTAAAGCTCATAAATGAGAGAGCCGAAGATACGATAAAACATATACTCACACCCGATAAGGGCAGACTTGTGGGCGGATAAGATGAAGACCCCTACCGGTGTTAAACAAATATCACTATTCCAAAAAAGACTTCTGAACCTTTA contains:
- a CDS encoding iron-containing alcohol dehydrogenase, with protein sequence MYDSDLNFIFRNPTKIVFGKGAAGEVKEEVEQLKGTNVLLVTDKFLEKSDMVEKVKKALGNKLAGVFSDVEPDTGTHIVNKGADYARMLGVNCIVTVGGGSSMDTAKGISIVLALGGKIEEHSGINFLSGHITPHIAIPTTAGTGSEVTYAAVIKDHAQHRKLLFADNYIIPDVGILDPLMTVSMPAAVTAGTGMDAMSHCIEAMHSQQAEPIADGLALGAVRLIVEYLPKAVDNGKDIVARGQMLIAANMAGVAFGNAQVGVVHALAHSVGGRFGVPHGIANSILLPYCMEYNLDAVADKYKLVAQALGVNTNGLSDEAAAHKASEAIWVLTKRINLPQKLRDVGVKEEGLKQVAEDAISDGSIVYNAKSIFDPEETLKILKRAY
- a CDS encoding DUF2345 domain-containing protein; amino-acid sequence: MSKIVIDKDAEDNGLANMLKDLISQNIEHHAEREKDLNALNGNIVIIAKDIDVQLTLICGGGSITIHDGIKEPYKLKINTGSDNLLKLNTLKIKLGMPYYFDKTGREVIGMLFKGELKIEGLFKHVLMLTHLTKLFSVY
- a CDS encoding acyl-CoA thioesterase, yielding MLTDFNFKVQVRVRFVESDAQGIVNNGAYMTYLEVGRIEFFRKAGISIKDRTKYGVDFVLVEAWIQYKSPARVDDLLNIHVRIKEIKERTFTMEYEITDSEDNDRLIAKAYTISAVIDPKIMKSCPIPENIKGMIKSI
- a CDS encoding glucose-6-phosphate isomerase; this encodes MINTADINIDTNFAQSNYLGGRDGVSPSSFFSMQDRIKVTAEDMIQLILSGKIGFLSIIEGHSIFKEIRSLAGKYPSGKYNDIILLGIGGSALGARAIKNAFEYTGKKGINIHVLDNIDPAVFYGTLNKINLKKTLFIVISKSGATVETMAQLFIVMDKFKKAAGAKFFTAHFICITTDGRGPLFNIAQKYHVPMLFIPENVGGRYSVLSPVGMLPAALMGINISDMIDGAKSVKAAFIKARGLNIGELAGIYYLMHKELNKNIMVFMPYTSRLTDFGEWLAQLWAESLGKRYARDGREVFSGATPVIAVGARDQHSQLQLYKEGPPDKFITFIEIEKPNIKEQKIIPVSPVDIEFRHLFSKTLGMLINAEMNATRTSLVKSLRPSIKISIPELSAKTLGELFVFFEILIVFIGLLYQINPFDQPGVEEGKQILKQIL
- a CDS encoding cyclic nucleotide-binding domain-containing protein, whose protein sequence is MLDKEKIRKDAEYYLIEGAYERAIEELGKLCVIDTGDTWVWNSLAECYLNTGDKRNAVKNFLVTAKKFAKQGDLHSAMSTLDRIKEIDQSNKEYQEERNRIAERLSKEESKSMEKVSKRIQIFSELEEKELREMLEIARPRNFKQGDVVIKDGDKGDSIYFIISGNVNVLKNSKTGKDIVVDTLSDGDFFGEFGFFTGGRRMATIAASTDVELYEFTKEEMESISKKYENIAKVLIGFYKKRILDSIIAITPIFNGLSAHDREDIINMFELVIVEAGVMVIKEGEIGDAMYVVKDGELEVSTADKNGKQTILAHLGEGDVFGEVAVITAKPRTATVKTVKKSRLMKLKKEDFQRIVDIHPSVKSMALKLINERAEDTIKHILTPDKGRLVGG